From the genome of Argentina anserina chromosome 4, drPotAnse1.1, whole genome shotgun sequence, one region includes:
- the LOC126792631 gene encoding probable alpha,alpha-trehalose-phosphate synthase [UDP-forming] 10, with product MASRSCTNLLELASGILDIPCTPSPRTLPRVMTFPGIISDVDSNSNDDGDSDASSSVCRERKIIVANMLPLNAKRDPETNKWCFRLDQDSILLQLKDGFSSETEVVYVGSLKAEIDASEQDEVAQKLLEEFNCVPTFLPSDLQKKYYLGFCKRQLWPLFHYMLPMCPDHGDRFDRSLWQAYVSANKIYADKVMEVINPEDDCVWVHDYHLMVLPTFLRKRYYRVKLGFFLHSPFPSSEIYRTLTVRDEILRGLLNCDLIGFHTFDYARHFLSCCSRMLGLDYESKRGHIGLDYYGRTVYIKILPVGVHMGRLESALNLSSTTTKIQEIQEQFRGKKVILGIDDMDIFKGISLKLLAVEQLLQQNPELQGNIVLVQIVNPARGFGKDVQEAKNETYLTAKRINEVYGSANYEPVILIDRPVSHHEKSAYYAVAECCIVNAVRDGMNLVPYKYIVCRQGTPHMNETLGVTEDSPRTSMLVVSEFIGCSPSLSGAIRVNPWDIDAVADALNLAITMSNSEKQLRHEKHYRYVSSHDVAYWARSFSQDLDRACQEHYSKRCWGIGLGLRFRVVSLSPHFRKLSVDHIVSAYKRTSRRAIFLDYDGTVIPQTSIIKSPSPEVLSMMNSLCKDPKNTVFIVSGRSRTSLGDWFASCEQLGIAAEHGYFLRWNSTSEWETSLVSADLDWKEIVEPVMRLYTEATDGSNIESKESAIVWHHQDADPDFGSCQAKELLDHLENVLANEPALVKRGQHIVEVKPQGVSKGLVAEKVLLKMVNDGEPPDFVMCIGDDRSDEDMFESILSTVASPLLPSRPEIFACTVGRKPSKAKYYLDDAVDVLKLLQGLATASNPKPRHLPHLQVSFESAFDSVL from the exons ATGGCTTCAAGATCTTGCACAAACCTTTTAGAATTGGCATCTGGGATATTGGATATTCCTTGTACTCCAAGTCCAAGGACCCTTCCACGGGTGATGACTTTTCCTGGTATTATCTCTGATGTGGACAGTAACAGCAATGATGATGGGGATTCAGATGCCTCTTCATCTGTTTGCCGCGAGCGGAAAATTATAGTGGCGAATATGTTACCGTTAAATGCTAAAAGGGATCCAGAAACAAACAAATGGTGCTTCCGTTTGGATCAGGATTCAATTTTGTTACAGTTGAAGGACGGATTTTCATCTGAAACTGAGGTTGTTTATGTGGGGTCTCTCAAGGCTGAAATAGATGCTAGTGAACAAGATGAGGTTGCACAGAAACTGCTGGAGGAATTTAATTGTGTGCCAACATTTCTGCCCAGTGATCTCCAGAAGAAGTATTATTTGGGTTTCTGTAAACGACAACTATGGCCGCTTTTTCATTATATGTTGCCCATGTGCCCCGACCATGGTGACCGCTTTGACCGCTCATTGTGGCAGGCCTATGTATCGGCAAACAAAATATATGCAGACAAGGTGATGGAAGTCATTAACCCTGAGGATGATTGTGTTTGGGTTCACGATTATCATTTGATGGTTCTCCCAACATTTTTGAGGAAGCGATACTACCGTGTAAAGCTTGGGTTTTTTCTTCACAGCCCATTCCCATCATCAGAAATTTATCGTACTTTGACAGTTAGAGATGAAATATTGAGGGGTTTGCTGAATTGCGACCTTATTGGTTTTCATACATTTGATTATGCACGTCACTTCCTCTCCTGCTGCAGTAGAATGCTTGGCCTGGACTATGAATCAAAGCGAGGGCACATTGGGCTTGATTATTATGGCCGCACAGTTTACATTAAAATTCTGCCTGTAGGAGTTCATATGGGCCGGCTTGAATCTGCATTGAATCTTTCCTCCACGACCACCAAAATCCAAGAGATTCAAGAACAGTTCAGGGGAAAAAAAGTGATCCTTGGCATCGATGACATGGACATATTTAAAGGCATCAGTCTAAAACTTCTAGCTGTTGAACAACTCCTTCAGCAGAATCCTGAGTTGCAGGGCAATATAGTCCTGGTCCAAATTGTGAATCCTGCGAGGGGATTTGGGAAAGATGTCCAGGAAGCTAAGAATGAGACGTACTTAACTGCCAAAAGGATCAATGAGGTTTATGGTTCTGCTAATTATGAGCCAGTGATTCTGATTGATCGTCCTGTTTCTCATCATGAGAAATCAGCCTATTATGCTGTGGCTGAATGTTGTATAGTGAATGCCGTAAGGGATGGAATGAACTTAGTTCCTTACAAGTATATCGTTTGCAGGCAGGGAACTCCacatatgaatgaaactttagGCGTAACAGAAGATTCTCCTCGGACGAGTATGCTCGTTGTGTCTGAATTTATTGGTTGCTCACCTTCTTTAAGTGGAGCAATCAGGGTTAACCCTTGGGATATCGATGCTGTGGCTGATGCATTGAACTTGGCTATCACCATGTCTAACTCCGAGAAGCAATTACGCCATGAGAAGCACTATCGTTATGTCAGTTCTCATGATGTGGCATACTGGGCACGAAGCTTTTCACAGGATTTGGATAGAGCATGTCAAGAGCATTACAGTAAAAGGTGCTGGGGAATTGGTTTGGGCTTGAGGTTCAGAGTGGTTTCCCTTTCTCCACATTTCAGGAAGCTGTCTGTAGACCATATTGTCTCGGCTTATAAAAGAACAAGTAGGAGGGCAATATTCTTGGATTATGATGGAACTGTCATTCCCCAAACTTCAATTATCAAGTCCCCAAGCCCAGAAGTCCTTTCTATGATGAATTCCCTgtgcaaagatccaaaaaacACTGTTTTTATTGTTAGTGGGAGGAGTCGGACTTCTCTGGGCGATTGGTTTGCCTCGTGTGAACAGTTGGGGATTGCTGCCGAGCATGGCTACTTCTTAAG GTGGAATAGTACTTCTGAGTGGGAAACCAGTCTAGTCTCAGCTGACCTTGATTGGAAAGAGATCGTGGAGCCTGTGATGAGATTGTATACTGAGGCAACAGATGGCTCCAACATAGAAAGTAAAGAGAGTGCCATAGTATGGCATCATCAAGACGCAGACCCTGACTTTGGATCATGTCAGGCCAAGGAGTTGTTGGATCATCTGGAGAATGTGCTTGCTAATGAACCAGCTCTAGTCAAGAGAGGCCAGCATATCGTGGAGGTTAAGCCGCAG GGAGTAAGCAAGGGATTGGTTGCTGAGAAGGTTCTTCTGAAAATGGTCAATGATGGTGAGCCACCAGATTTTGTGATGTGCATTGGAGATGACAGATCTGATGAAGACATGTTTGAAAGCATATTAAGCACAGTTGCCAGTCCTTTATTGCCTTCACGTCCAGAAATATTTGCTTGCACAGTTGGAAGAaagccaagcaaggccaagtACTATCTCGATGACGCAGTAGATGTTCTGAAATTACTTCAGGGCCTTGCTACGGCTTCAAACCCGAAGCCTAGACATCTACCCCATCTCCAGGTTTCTTTTGAGAGCGCCTTTGATTCTGTTTTGTGA